The genomic region AAAGAAAATTGTCTGTAGAATTATTCTGAACTAAAAAATAATATTTCTCCCTGTTGAGGCTATCATCATGTTAACTAATACTTCCTATACTTTTCAAGAAAATAGTATCTTAGGCGCATTATCAGCAGCGGAGCTTGACAGTTTAGCTCCTCATTTAGAGCTTGTAACCCTGCTTCATTCCGAAGTACTGTTTGAAGATAATGATATGTTGCAATATGCTTATTTTCCAGTCACTGCCACGGTGTCTCTATTATGTTGCTTGGAAGATGGGTCTTGTGTGGAAGTAGCCATGGTTGGCAATGAAGGTATAATCGGAATTTCCGTGGTGCTGGGTAATAATGCGAAAACTCTGACACAAGCGATCACCAAAATAGAAGGCCAAGCTTATCGAATTTCAGTAAGAGAATTAAAAAACATTTTAGCTCGCAGCGGAGGCCGTCGTGCTGGTACATTGAAGAAATTGCTATTACGCTATGCTCAAACGCTTTTTGTACAAGTATCACAGGCTACGGCATGTAATCGACGGCATGCATTAGAACAGCAATTGTGCACGTGGCTTCTTTCATGTTTTGACCGTGGCAATTCAAGTAATTTATCTATAACTCAGGAGTTAATTGCCTATATTCTAGGTGTTCGCCGCGAAAGCATTACGGTTATTGCAAAAAAATTACAGGAGGAAGGGATGATAAATTATTCTCGCGGCCAGATACAACTCAAGTGTAGAGAAAAACTCGAAATCCATGCGTGTGAGTGTTACGGCATAGTGAAGAATGAATCTGATCGCTGGGTAATCGATGCAAAAGCTGCTTAAAACCGATGGTTTGCAGCTGGCGATTATTAAATTATGAGCATCTTATAATGGGTTATGTCGTAGAAACGAAAGAGAATCCCTGTGAGTGCAAACAACAACTCCATATATAACCTTCCTGCTTCATCTCGGAAGGTTAATCTCTGCGGGTTTAATTCCCCGCCCCCTTGTGGGGCGAAAGCTGGTTGAAAACCAGCAGATTGTAGAGCGAAGTTAATACCCCGCTGCTTGCGGCGGGGTGCTTTATTGGAATTAGTGCTTGTTGTTTACGCAGGGGGAATAGGCGGGGGAACGGAAGTCAATGAATTAAACTTCTCAATAATACGCTTCCACGCCAGCTCAAAACTATCTAATAATTCATTCGCCTCAGACGATATGGAGAGGTTAGAAACTTCTAACGGAATGTGATGTGTATGACACCTACAGATACGCTCCAAAGCTTCATCATAGGTGCTAGGATCGAGATGACTAAAAGAATAGGTGCAAAGTAGTGAAAATTCAATTTTTTTGAATAAATCATTCCATCGATCCTCAAGCTGCATAGCTTCGTCAAACGCTCCTTTTTGCCAAAGCACATCAACCATTTCACCAAAGATACGAATCTTGTCATATTTTAGTTTCATGACTCTAAGGGGATCTGA from Nitrosomonas ureae harbors:
- a CDS encoding Crp/Fnr family transcriptional regulator yields the protein MLTNTSYTFQENSILGALSAAELDSLAPHLELVTLLHSEVLFEDNDMLQYAYFPVTATVSLLCCLEDGSCVEVAMVGNEGIIGISVVLGNNAKTLTQAITKIEGQAYRISVRELKNILARSGGRRAGTLKKLLLRYAQTLFVQVSQATACNRRHALEQQLCTWLLSCFDRGNSSNLSITQELIAYILGVRRESITVIAKKLQEEGMINYSRGQIQLKCREKLEIHACECYGIVKNESDRWVIDAKAA
- a CDS encoding MEDS domain-containing protein; the protein is MIDSGPGVLTDPISGNHIVKVCRDQAVKINSVAQYVAKGLNSGEAVAIIARPSLRKSLVDFLVTQGFDVQSFKDQGQIKFLDAEFLLSSLWMDDGIDAEAFEKFVSDPLRVMKLKYDKIRIFGEMVDVLWQKGAFDEAMQLEDRWNDLFKKIEFSLLCTYSFSHLDPSTYDEALERICRCHTHHIPLEVSNLSISSEANELLDSFELAWKRIIEKFNSLTSVPPPIPPA